One Sediminibacillus dalangtanensis genomic region harbors:
- a CDS encoding proline--tRNA ligase, translated as MRQSNMLIPTLKEVPADAEIKSHQLLVRGGFIRQIASGVYSFLPMGQRVLRKVEAIIREEMDNIGANEMVMPAMQPAELWKETGRWHNFGPELMRLNDRHDREFALGATHEEVITSVIRDEIKSYKRLPLTVYQIQTKFRDEKRPRFGLMRGREFVMKDAYSFHDSFDSLDQVYQKMYQAYENIFRRCGLNFRAVIADSGAMGGKDTHEFMVLSEVGEDTIAYSDSSEYAANIEMAPVTATLKAEQGELKELKEVATPGKKTMQEVADFLEHPLDKGLKALMFKVDGNLVLVVTRGDHEVNDIKLKNLYKAETVELATEEETKAALGAGFGSLGPIGIPDDMNVVADQAVKSVVNVTCGANKDGYHFINVNPGRDFKVDSYADLRFIQEGDPSPDGKGTIQFARGIEVGHVFKLGSIYAERMGATVLDEQGKAKTMNMGCYGIGVSRTVAAIVEQYHDERGITWPAHLAPFQVHLLALNMKKAEQQQLAEKIYDSLKTAGVEILFDDRAERAGVKFADSDLIGIPLRITVGKRADEGYVELKQRATGEQTEIHESELLGQLNNLV; from the coding sequence ATGAGACAAAGTAACATGCTGATACCGACACTTAAAGAGGTTCCCGCTGATGCGGAAATCAAGAGCCACCAATTGTTGGTTCGGGGAGGCTTCATACGTCAAATAGCATCCGGAGTTTATAGCTTTTTGCCAATGGGGCAGCGAGTGCTTCGAAAGGTAGAAGCAATCATCAGAGAAGAAATGGATAACATTGGAGCTAATGAAATGGTCATGCCTGCCATGCAGCCCGCCGAGCTTTGGAAAGAAACGGGCAGATGGCATAATTTTGGTCCCGAGTTAATGCGGTTGAACGATCGACATGACCGTGAGTTCGCACTGGGTGCTACCCACGAGGAAGTCATAACAAGTGTCATCAGGGACGAGATAAAGAGTTATAAACGACTACCGTTAACTGTTTACCAAATTCAGACGAAATTCAGAGATGAAAAACGTCCTCGATTCGGCTTGATGAGAGGCAGAGAATTTGTCATGAAGGATGCCTATTCGTTTCATGATTCCTTCGACAGCCTTGATCAGGTATATCAGAAGATGTACCAAGCATATGAGAATATATTCCGACGCTGCGGATTGAATTTCCGGGCAGTAATCGCTGATTCTGGAGCAATGGGCGGCAAAGACACACATGAATTCATGGTTCTGTCAGAAGTGGGCGAGGATACAATTGCCTATTCAGACAGCTCCGAATATGCCGCCAATATAGAAATGGCCCCTGTAACTGCTACGTTAAAAGCGGAACAAGGTGAATTAAAAGAGTTGAAGGAAGTAGCTACTCCTGGTAAAAAAACGATGCAGGAGGTTGCTGACTTTTTAGAGCACCCGCTTGACAAAGGTCTAAAGGCATTGATGTTCAAAGTAGATGGCAATTTAGTGTTGGTTGTTACCAGAGGCGATCATGAAGTAAATGACATTAAGCTAAAGAACCTTTACAAAGCAGAGACAGTCGAACTTGCTACGGAAGAAGAAACAAAAGCGGCACTTGGTGCTGGTTTTGGTTCACTGGGACCGATCGGCATACCGGACGACATGAATGTTGTCGCCGACCAGGCAGTGAAAAGTGTCGTCAATGTTACCTGTGGAGCAAATAAAGATGGGTATCACTTTATCAATGTTAACCCGGGACGCGATTTTAAAGTAGATTCCTATGCCGATCTTCGTTTTATTCAAGAAGGCGATCCTTCCCCCGATGGAAAAGGCACCATTCAATTTGCTCGCGGTATTGAAGTCGGACATGTCTTCAAACTAGGAAGCATTTATGCCGAACGGATGGGTGCTACGGTTTTGGATGAACAGGGGAAAGCAAAAACGATGAACATGGGATGTTATGGCATCGGAGTGTCTCGAACGGTTGCTGCAATTGTTGAACAATATCACGATGAAAGAGGCATCACCTGGCCGGCACATCTAGCTCCATTCCAAGTACACTTGCTGGCTTTGAATATGAAAAAAGCCGAGCAACAGCAATTGGCTGAAAAAATTTACGATTCCTTGAAGACAGCAGGTGTTGAAATACTTTTTGATGATCGTGCGGAAAGAGCAGGCGTCAAATTTGCCGACAGTGATTTAATTGGTATTCCACTCCGGATAACAGTAGGAAAACGAGCTGATGAAGGGTATGTTGAACTGAAACAACGAGCTACAGGAGAACAAACAGAAATTCATGAGTCGGAATTGTTGGGACAATTGAATAACTTGGTCTGA